cttcttctcctttttttttagtaCTGTTGATGAATATTCCCCTCAAAGAAAGGTAAGTGAACAACGCTAAGAAACAAAAGATTTTATACAACATCATATACAACGTCAGTCAGGAAAGCCAGCTCAGGCTTTCCTGATTGACGTTTCGGGTGTCGGGGTTATTGTAGTCACATTTCCTCCTAAGAACATTGTTCTGTTGTTCCATCGAAATGCATAATGTTCTCAGGCAGTAAGAGCGCGTGTCAAAATCCACGCATTTCCCCTCTTTCAGAGCAAAGCACTTTTCCACCAATTGAGTCTGAAAGAGAACGGGCTCCAGTCCAGGGCAACACAGAGGGAGACCAAGGATGGTAAgtcgtaaaaaaaaaagcttcattcTTCACACATTCCTCCCATCATACGTTGTTTCCAAAGTAAGAGAAAGGAGACTATCAGTCTGACCTTTACAACAGGGAATGAATGAGATATTTGGGAGTGCAAATACCTGACTTATGACATATAATAGCCTAATAAGATAAAATCTTTATAGCACCTCTCAAAAGCAAAGTTAAAAGGTGATTTGTAATGAAAGCGTGTAGTAAAAGGAGACAGACAGTAAGGAGAaaaaatcgtgtttttaaactATATTTCTTTTAAAGCGCTAGTTCTTTCAAATAAGTTCCAGTTGTGGTCACGTCACTCCCCTTTACTTTAGTGTTTCCGGTCAAAAACTGTTTAGCTCTTAAAttagcataacaaacatttttcaccaccAAATTCTGTTCAGTGGGTCTTTCATTTGGTCATTCAGTTGGCCAAAATACAGGGAAGCAGATGATTTGAATTTCTTAGTCTGTGTCCAGAATGTGCAAACTTGGTCAGTGGGCAGCTTCCCAAGACCCACCTAATGGGACCAGAAGATTCCAGGTCAATGGATTTCTGCTGTGCCTAATAGAGGCATGGGGGTCACGTTATCCTCCTATATGGGCAGTGGGCTGCACATTTTAATGCATCTTACAActtaatgaaattatttttttccctttaccaGTGCTGTGTCATGTGTATATAACCATGGACTCATACCTAAGTATGAGGGTCCAGTCCGGGGTAGTGGCACAGGAGCTGGTGCAGGCAGTGGCAGAAAGGATGGATGTCTCCCAGCAGGAGCTGGTACTCGTGGGTGTCACTTATCCTGGAGGTAAATAGTGTTTTCTCTAACTGGTTGGAGAACATATGCATAGCAATAACGACAATGCTTTCAATGTATTCTTCAAACGCATATGTCCTTTTCCCTATCAAAGAGAGCACTCATATCAGGATATGGTGATCTCTCAGAACAACTGTGCATTGATTTTAGTGAACATTTCCTCTTAGGAGGCAAGTGAATCCAACTTATATCTTACCAAAAAATTCTCATTTATAGTTTTTTTCTAACATTGTGTCATATTTGGTGTTTCTTCTATATTCGTTTTGATTTCAGCCCAGATAGGTATGTGCGAGATTGCAATCAACATAATTGACTTCGATGTCTCCCAGAGAGTCGAGTAATATGGAGTCAGCATCTGTTATCAGTCACTAAAGTGTCAGGCTACCTCAAAGTGGAGCTTGGCACACAGAGTCTTATCTGTAACCAGTGATAGCTGCTTACATGCTGCCTGACAGATTTCTTATGGTATTCTGCTGTTTATGCTGTTTTCTCCCCTGCAGGCAGACTCCTCCTGCAGCCTCAGGACCGAGTTTTCTCCAATTCTTTACGGTCAGTGGGGAGGCTGCATGCATGCAGGAAGGACCTTGGTGAAGTCCTGGTAggaataatatttttatgtttaactttaactttaaatatgcattttctTGAGAGTAGAAATAATGCATTTTTATATACCCGCAAAGAGACTGTCAATTTTTAGTATTTAAATTGAAGCAAAACTAATTCTTATTCAGTGTCTGCAAAAATGTCTAAATGTTTATGTCGGTGTTCAGGGCATTGtggttttaaaggaaaatctgaaccttttttgcttgtttttctttgcagaACCCTTTAACAGATAActcagagctgcagcagaggACGGCTCACATGCTGAGTTTGAACACCTGGGATGTCGCTGTTGCGCTCACTGATTTTGACTGGGCAATTTTTGATGAAGTGCACGAGGTTTGTCTCACAACTTCAACTTGCAAAAATTCTTCTCTTCAAACTGAATCCTTCAAAGATGTTAATGTTCAGtaaatgttcttttcttttttttttttttttttttttacagcaagaGCTGGTCTATTTCACCTTCAACCGCAACGCCGGCAGCAACCACACCACAGCTTTAGAATTCCTGCTGCAGCGATGCAATGACATCCAGCTGTGGGTGATGACCGAGGTGCTGCTGTGCCCAACGCTCTGCAAACGGGTTCAGCTCATCAAGAAATTCATAAAGATTGCTGCCCAGTTAGTATTTTTCCTTCCATGCCACAGTATTGTGATAAGAGATTCACTCACAGAGCATTCACACTGGCTTATCGTACTTTTAGTTCAAACTTATTACAGCATTAAAGCTGTAGGGTGAGATGTTTTATATGGGAATAGTGCACCCTCCAGTGGCAAATCATTGAACTACATCTACTTTTGTGGTTACGAGTCTGAAAGTAACTGaactgtgtgcttgtgtgtgcagCTGTAAAGCACAGAGGAACCTCAACTGTTTCTTTGCGATCATAATGGGCCTCAACACAGCAGCCGTGAGCCGCCTCAGTCAGACATGGGAGGTCAgatgttttctttactttttctttttctaaaaggAATTAATAATTTCcatctttttccatttttatatGTCTAGCTGAAGTATCTGAAATCagcttttattttctctgcagaAAGTTCCTGGCAAATTCAAACGGCTATTTTCAGAGCTGGAAACAGTTACAGTAAGTGTACTGAGCATGGTATTGTGAATCACATGAATCCACACTATAACAGAGAGTATAAAcccttgtgtctgtgtgtattggCTGAACCAAACAGATGCTTTGAACTTGTAAAATCAGGGGAAACATCTGGCTGCATTAGATCGTTAGTAGTCTCTAATAAAAGCCTCCAGGAACACACAGTCACTCCCGCTGGATAAGactcattcattttaaaaatgtcttcacaGGATCCCTCGCTGAATCACAAGGCCTACAGGGACTCCTTCAAGAAGATGAAGGCTCCAAAGATTCCttttcttcctctgctgctgaAAGGTGTGCTCATTATTCTGTCACTTCAGCTCCCCCACAGAAAATCTAACTCTGGGAGTGCTGGGGAGATATTTCTATCAAGCAGATCTGACATGGAAGAACAAACCTGCTGGAGAATATTAAACaaaatgttcttcttcttcagatATCACATTCATTCATGAAGGCAACAAGACGTTTCATGATAACCTGGTCAATTTTGAAAAGCTGGTAGGTTTGTGCATTTTTATGGTAACGCATGCTTCAGCACTGAATACAAAACTGTATGTTTAAAGATGCCCGTTTCCACATTTTGCTTCCAGCACATGATAGCAGACACGGTGCGTCTCATTCGACAGTGCCAGAAAGATCACATGGGTCAGTATTTAAAtagtttattattgttatttcttttctaCAAACTTCCATATTAAAAGCAATGATGAAACATCCTTTTTTAAAGTTGTCATCATCAGTTTTTGCAAGGCAAATAACAAAATCAGTGAGCAAAGTTACTTACATTCATGATCCTCTTGCACCAGCACATTGCCTTACATGATTTCATACAATGGCTTTAAGAAAGTCAACAAAATCCATTTCACTCAGCAAAGTAACACGTTTTCTATTCATTCCAGGAAATGGAATAACAGAGAAGAGCAGCTCAGAGGTGCGAGCCTACATTGACTATCTTCACATCATCGACAATCAGCAGACTCTGTTTGAACTGTCACAAAGGCTGGAGCCTCGATCCTAGAAGACAACACTGACCCTCCTTCATACTGTGCCAAGGGACAACCTTACTGCTGTCTCGTCTAACTCTCAGGACAAAGGCTACAAGACCCTAACCAACCACAGGGGGGCGCTATTTGATCAGGAGATTATTTACCAGAGACAGGAGCAGGCGGCAAAAACAGattaataaaaacatgacattttaaGCACCTAAAGCAAAGTCACACAGTTTAACTCTAACTTGTTGGCAAGTGTAGACGTCATTTAACAATGAGAATTTACAAAATACAGTTCCCTTTGTGGAGAATCAGCAGCCTGCAGAAACAGTTGGTTTGCAGGTAAAATGCTTCCTTCTAATACAAATGCAACAAATGCAACAAATGTGTGAGTCCTGACTCATAGATTCACTGTCCCAGCCTTTTCTTTGAGCTTTTAGCACACCACAAAGCAACAGTGAGCACAGAAGGAAGACTAgctgataactgtttctgagtttctttagagagctgctgttttttgtttttacatcaaCTAAACACAGTGGTGGTCAGCTCATCAGATTTAACCAAAGATTATTTCAGTGAGTAAAAGTCCGCACTGTTAAACACACTTCTGTGCCCTCAGAGTTCACCACAATCCAGATTTTCTTGTTGCCAGATCAAATGTAAGACATGCTTTCCCCAAAGCAAATCAGCACAGTGTTATGCACAACAAGATGGAAACAGTTGCTACATGTTTAAcagtttttttatattatttttatgttatatttttttatttgctttatttgACCACAAAGTGAAGTGTATATGATGAGTCTTTGCACAGTACAGATTGTATTAAGGCAGAGAACTACAGAGTAGTACAGTATACTGTTGGCATGTGTAATAATTGTCTATCTTTGTGCCAAATCCCATGAAAAGTAGGTGTTTAAAATAATGA
The genomic region above belongs to Oreochromis niloticus isolate F11D_XX linkage group LG11, O_niloticus_UMD_NMBU, whole genome shotgun sequence and contains:
- the rapgef5b gene encoding rap guanine nucleotide exchange factor 5b isoform X1, producing the protein MFRTSAVVPGGKPAASNQSAMSWDCGLRYMFSVSPGLQHGNKCILHDKEDLSRLEMVQRLAKDGCRFLQNHSKSPERTSEPQSDEAVRLCLRERGHDVLVLQRVSSEQLSASARGGGREEARSRRYMVVSGTPEKILEHLLNDLTLDEDRGMTQGKESDTLLDDFLLTYPVFMSTSDLCQALLGHYCTKRHRGKEDRKEALERKQKLLHLVSQWMSLCKDFLREDEHVKLFMKTLYRCVLDDLYEHPALERDVGELQKLYQLHRRHTVDEYSPQRKSKALFHQLSLKENGLQSRATQRETKDVLCHVYITMDSYLSMRVQSGVVAQELVQAVAERMDVSQQELVLVGVTYPGGRLLLQPQDRVFSNSLRSVGRLHACRKDLGEVLNPLTDNSELQQRTAHMLSLNTWDVAVALTDFDWAIFDEVHEQELVYFTFNRNAGSNHTTALEFLLQRCNDIQLWVMTEVLLCPTLCKRVQLIKKFIKIAAHCKAQRNLNCFFAIIMGLNTAAVSRLSQTWEKVPGKFKRLFSELETVTDPSLNHKAYRDSFKKMKAPKIPFLPLLLKDITFIHEGNKTFHDNLVNFEKLHMIADTVRLIRQCQKDHMGNGITEKSSSEVRAYIDYLHIIDNQQTLFELSQRLEPRS
- the rapgef5b gene encoding rap guanine nucleotide exchange factor 5b isoform X2; translated protein: MGSRPQPPNLQQEEVRLLHAALVEQEEDEEDEEGSEKSSSDSTSRAEPVTMPTFDVPYFRYIDDEGTEGEEEWSSSRSLSSIEEDSSNDSVVSDRYMVVSGTPEKILEHLLNDLTLDEDRGMTQGKESDTLLDDFLLTYPVFMSTSDLCQALLGHYCTKRHRGKEDRKEALERKQKLLHLVSQWMSLCKDFLREDEHVKLFMKTLYRCVLDDLYEHPALERDVGELQKLYQLHRRHTVDEYSPQRKSKALFHQLSLKENGLQSRATQRETKDVLCHVYITMDSYLSMRVQSGVVAQELVQAVAERMDVSQQELVLVGVTYPGGRLLLQPQDRVFSNSLRSVGRLHACRKDLGEVLNPLTDNSELQQRTAHMLSLNTWDVAVALTDFDWAIFDEVHEQELVYFTFNRNAGSNHTTALEFLLQRCNDIQLWVMTEVLLCPTLCKRVQLIKKFIKIAAHCKAQRNLNCFFAIIMGLNTAAVSRLSQTWEKVPGKFKRLFSELETVTDPSLNHKAYRDSFKKMKAPKIPFLPLLLKDITFIHEGNKTFHDNLVNFEKLHMIADTVRLIRQCQKDHMGNGITEKSSSEVRAYIDYLHIIDNQQTLFELSQRLEPRS